One Balaenoptera acutorostrata chromosome 5, mBalAcu1.1, whole genome shotgun sequence genomic window, CCAGCTTCTGATATCAGCTTTTAGGTGAAATTATTGTTAAtctttttatgtgtgattttATGAGCCAGAGTTCAGAAGACCATTTGGATTTGCTACTGTAGGCAGATGTTGAAAATTCCGTTTTTTAATAGAATCTTGTACTGTTTTGTAGATTTTACTTTTTGGATTTGATtctcaaaaagaaatcttaaccTGTACAATGTTTCTTACTTCCTTTTTTACCAGGAAGAGATATTAGGAATCATCTAGGAAACAAATGTAGCAGTTTTATGcaatttcagcaataaaaatgagtttCAAAATCCTCCTTTACTACCAGTAAAGCTTGAATTTTgtacttaaatataatattttcccccttccccttttacCCAAGATTTACCCGCCTATTAATGTGCTGCCCTCGTTGTCTCGGTGAATGAAGTCTGCTACTGGAGAAGGTATGACCAGAAAGGATCACGCCGATGTATCTAACCAGCTGGTACGTATGTTTTCTCCAGGATTGTGTTCAAAGAAATGAATACTTTCTCAGTTCATGCTGCTGTCTTATACCTCTTGTCTTTCTTCCATATCACTTTTCTTCTCCCCCCATCAAAGTAGAattttaatatagaatatataatatagaatacTGGAATACAGAAACATTTATTAGAGCCAAACAGTCTTTTTCATAAGGATAACTGCTCATGACAAAGATTAAAGATCACATGCTGGAAACCCACCTCTAATGCTGTATGaggtagtttttaaattaaaaaggcaTAAGACGATTAAGTTTTTATTAGTAACCTTTATTATAGAGTATTTCTGAAAGACTATTCTAActaattttttgtttaacataTTAGGCAATCACCAGAACGCTAAGGGATACAGCTGTGTATATTCTATGAAATCCTTGGTTTCTATGGTCCTGAGATTGTATACCAagcataattaaagaaaaatatatttgaccttaaagtagaaatgataaataaaccTACTGATAACCCAGATATTTTTTTTGGAATAGAATTTAGAGATGGATTTCTCCTATTGTGtaagttgtgatttttaaatgctctaCAAAATGGAAGCTCATTGATATATCGAGGGAGTGTATTTTTTGTAGAGTGTTAGTAATGTCTATGTATTGCATGCCTGAAGACTCCTTCCTTAGTGagactgctgtataataaagtctTTCCAGTACTTGCATATGTGAATTATGTTTGGAAATAATGTGAAATACTGTGAAGATAGCTACAGCGATACACTTATAATGCCCAGAGTACCGTTACCGTTTATAAAGGTTCATGTaaacctttttttctccttaggatgCATGCTATGCTATTGGTAAGGATGTGCAGGCCATGAAAGCCGTAGTTGGAGAAGAAGCCCTTACCTCAGATGATGTGCTTTACTTGGAATTTCTGCAGAAGTTTGAGAGGAACTTCATTGCTCAGGGTAAGATTACTATTTTCCTATGAATAGAAACAGCATCATATGTAGTTTTGAGGACTTCTTTCCTAGTCTGAGAGAATTTACATTGGTCTCCATACAATTTTCCTTCTGATTAGAGAAGAGGTTCTTCCAGCCGCCTGCCATGTCTTCGTTCTTAGCCCTCTGGTTCCTTCCCCTCtaccttcaatttctttatccatttatttagctcctgtcttattttttatcttccttaCAACCGGCCATCTGCTCTCCTACCTCCATTGCCACTTCTCCTCgctcttaacctctctgcaatGCTCTCctctggctttgggggttttggACTTTCCCAGTCCATCCGTTTTCATCCTCCTGATTTCTTATCTTCCTGCTTCTTAATTGTTAATGTTCCCAAAGGCTTAATTACCTgttctttctgtgctttttttcccctatgctGATGACTAACTTGCTGTGTAGGAGCCTTTACCCTCTTTCTGAAGCTCTAATCCCACATCTCCAGCTAGGAAGCCTGTGTTTATGCCACCATCCTCTCTGGCTCAGCGTGGTGAGAACCAAAGTCTTTTCCCAACTGACCACCTGCCTAGCAATTCCCTTTTCAATTTCTGTCTACCTCTGGCATGACCATTACCCTAGTTAGCCCAAGCTCAGGAATGGGGCATTCTTAAGCCTCTTCATTTATTCTCCAGTCATCAAATAGTTGCTAATTTGCATTGTTCTCCTTTGAAACATCTTATCCTGTTCTCTTTTCGTTCCTATGAAAAAAACTTcggccagtgtttctcaaagttgaATATGCTTTTGAATCTACCAGGGATCTTGTTgaagtgcagattgtgattcgGTAGGTGTGGGTGGGGCCAGAAAGCCTGTATTTTGACAAGTTCCTGGGCGATGTTGAAGCTGCTGATCTCTGACCACTCTTTGTGTCCCAAGACCTAGTCTAGACCTTTGTCCCATCATCCTTGGCCGTTAGTGCCAGCATCTTCACCAGTCTCCCTGACTCTCTATGTGCCATTGCCGGGGTAAatttagtattaattttattgattgtccTTCTGTTAAAAAGTCTATAATGGTTTTTATTACATAGCATGTGTAGGGCTTTCAAGCtgttttgtttgctctcttccctGCCACCCCTGCTAATGCTGGTAAACTCTATTTTTGACCTCAGTGATACTTACAAACGATgtgtttattttggaataatgcaTCAGCTGCACACTtaggatttgtgcacttttctattTGTAGGATACATTTTTTAAGTACTATTAAAATCCCCAGAACATATGATTGTtgggttttctaaaaaaaaaaaaaaaaaaaaaaaaaaaaatttatgcagaaccttaatatcttaaaaagataaaaattattctggtagagaaaagaatgcagaacTCTAGCCACTCTAACTCCTtagttaaaaaatgagatttatttgcaggataagaatgatgctgctattaaaaataataatagcaatagcaaGTTTGAAAACTTTCACGTGGACCTATTCAGGTGCTTAATTGGCATTTAAGGCCTTCTAAGTATCTGTACTAGCCTCCTTCAGGTCAGCCTGTGTTGCTGGGAAACTGCTTTCCTCACTACTCTCTGGACAAAACTCTGGGTCTAGTTTCCATTATTCAGTGGGGTGTTTTTAGATCCCACCcgttgttaaacacacacacacacacacacgcacgcacgcacgcacgcgcccAAGGGCTCACCTGCggactttctcccttttctctgtttCCCAGGGGTACTTACTGTCTAGACCCTCATTTCCACATTTGGTCACATCCAGTCCTGGGAGACCTGACTGCTTTGTGTCTCTTTTTTATACTTCATGCTCACAGTGCTAGACCCATAACAATAAATTTTGAAGAACGCTGATAAGTTGGAAGTACTTGGCCTTTATTCATCTAGTCTCAATTTTTTATAAGGTCCTTACGAAAACCGCACTGTCTATGAGACTTTGGACATTGGCTGGCAACTGCTCCGACTCTTCCCCAAAGAAATGCTGAAGAGAATCCCTCAGAGCACCTTGAGCGAACTCTACCCTCGAGAGTCTGCAAAGCATTAGCTGCTACTTCATCGCTGGCTCGATGCTCTTGTGAAATActggttctgttttctttattccttttgcactcccccatccccacctttgTGTTGGAGTTTACTGTGTTGccctgtaattaaaaacaaagaataggtAACATATTGTGCCAGTGTTGCAATGTTTTAAACTGCTAACAGACTTTAAAGTATCCCCTGTTCAGAAAACCTGGACCTGCAATGCTGTGTTTAAAGTAGCTGAGGGTTGGAGGTGAGGTTTTCGTACTGATGTGTGTATTTGTACGTAGTGGTGTAGTTAGCTGCCTAGTGTCCTCATTATTTGGGTCTCTCAGACCTTCCCTGTCCACCCCCTCCAGAGTATCACTATCTGAAGTTCTGATGCTTTGATCTCCAAACTAGGGACAAGATAGGGTCTGAAAGACGCTTCCTCTCCGAGCCAAGACGCTTTCCTGAGCACTTGTTTTTAGATTTCGGTGTGCCTCTGGGTCTGCTCTAGGCAGACGGCTTTTCCTGTCCACCTGCTGTTTCCTGTTTAATGAATAGATTAGAAAAggagtttccttttcctctttggtgCGGATAAGTTTCAACTCCTGTGTCTTACCgttctccctccctctgagtAACACAGAATCTTGTCGCTTTTGCCCAACTGGCATTGATCTGATCGTAGTGAGATGCCCTGTCTTGATGATCCCTTACTGGGTTTCCATGCAGAGgaatcataatgaaaataattaatagaattGTTGGTTGGAAAGAGTTGGGAtacaattttttaagaaagaaaaaaccctaTATCGGTTCTACATTCGGACATGCTAACAGTGGTTTTAAGTTTCTATAGTGTTGACCGGATGCTAGAGGcaaggtggggaagagaaagcTCTTCTGTGTATGgaattgtttttatatatataatctatggaTATTTTAAACTCTGTTAGATAGCAGCCTTTGGAAAATCCCCTGTTTGGTCCTGCTTTCTGACCTATCTGCCTTTTCAGGGTAATCTTGTGGCACAAGTGATAGCATTTAAAAGCTTTAGTCTTttaattcctcctccttcctgctgcgAGCCCTGAGCTGTCTTCTATGCACTTCTGACTTGTCTACTGTTTGGTCTCTCTGTGTTCTTTGTTACTTGGGTGCAATAGCAACTTCTCTGTGCATTCCATCTTTCTTTCAAGTTGTGTAaagttcttcactttttttctctgagggtgtagggggtggggggagtcagcatgattatattttaatgtagaaaatgtgacctggatataaaatgaagacaaatattaaattaaatggaaGTTACCTAAAGTGACTCTGTATCTTCTAATCAGAAAAGCAATAGCAACaagcaaatatataataatgcacCTCTCTTTGATTGACAGTTTTGAACATCATAACCAGTATTGTGAACCAGCCCCTTGATTCACAATAATATGAACCATGTTCCCTTTACAGGGACATGGCCCATGTTCTGTACCCTCTGCCTTTTAGGCTGCCCTTTCAAGCTCTTTTCCGTAATACCTCTTCCAACAGATTGTAGTTTGATCCAAGGTTGAGAGTTGCTAGGGtgtggggttgtttgtttgtttatttgtttgttttgcagatCGTTAGTGGCTGTAAGTTCTCTGAAACTTGAAGTTTTGATTCAGGGTCCACTTAGCATTTTCGAGAGTTACTAAGGTGTTTTATAGCATTCTTTGTTTCAGACATTCTCAGGACCTCTAGAGCCTGTCTGCCATGAATGAAAGAGggtaataaatagaaaatgaaatacatactgAAGCAAGCCAAAACTTGcttcaaataaaatctgaactAGATGGTCCAGTATATAAAGGAAACATACTGGTTAAAGCACAGGGATGTGGCATCACGGTGGCCTCCCATTTCGTTCCCCTCTTCAACTCAGAGTGACATTtaggagatggagaggaagaggctCAGTCACAGCAAGAGTAGGTAGACCTGGGTTCGGATTCTGGTGCTGCCACTAACTGTATGGTCTTGCTTAGTCATTTAAcagatttgtgttccttttagggTTATTATAAGGACTagagattttgctttttatattgctttttaacttacgtaaaaaaaaaaaaagtttgttgtaTTGGcatgtgtctatttctgtattctctatCCTATTCATTGAACTATGTATCTATCCTTCCACCAATAGCACACTGTCTTACTTATAGCTTTacagtaggtctttttttttttttttttttttttaaattttatttatttatttatttagttatggctgtgttgggtcttcgtttctgtgcgagggctctctctagttgcggcaagtgggggccactcttcatcgcggtgcgtgggcctctcattatcgcggcctctcttgttgcagagcacaggctccagacgcgcaggctcagtaattgtggctcacgggcctatttgctccgcggcatgtgggatcttcccagaccagggctcgaacccgtgtcccctgcattggcaggcagattctcaaccactgcgccaccagggaagccctacagtagGTCTTAATATCCTCTAACTATATTctgctttctcaaaattgttttacttattctggttcctttgcctttaccttttgttcatacattttagaataagcttgtccatgttgacaaaaaaattctgttggaagttgaccttttattatgttgagtcttccaatccatgaatgcgATATGTCTCTCCATTGATTTAGGTCTTGTTTGGTTGTATCATACAGAtcctctattaaaatatttataatcaaatatttcatgttttggaaGCATTTTGTATGgcattgtgttgtttttttctttttaatttttctttttttacgtttgtctgtgttgggtcttcgtttctgtgcgagggctttctctagttgtggcgagtgggggccactcttcatcgcggtgcgcgggcctctcactgtcgcggcctctcttgttgcagagcacaggctccagacgcacaggctcagtagtagtggctcacgggcctagtcactccacggcatgtgggatcttcccagaccagggctcgaacccgtgtcccctgcattggcaggcagattctcaaccactgcgccaccagggaagccccggcattgtctttttagttttggtttccagttgttcattgttaatatttggaaatatgactaatgtttttgtgttgatcttgtatcctgagacTTTGTTAAAGTAATTGCCACTTATTAATTGCTTCTTAGagatttcttgggattttctatgcagACAGTCATGCTATCCATGAGTACAGGCATGCTATCCATGAGTATGGACatgaatatttcttcctttctaatctgtgtgtctttctttctttttcttgccatgcTGCACTGGCTAGTACCTACAGTACTAAGTTGAAAAGCAGAGATGAAAGAGGACATTCTGGCCGCCTTTTGAATTTAGGAGGAAAACATTCATTCTCTCACCATGAAGTATGATGTTCACTGCCGGTTTTTTGTAGATATGCTTTACTGGGTTGAAGTAGAGCCCTTCTATTCCTGAGAGTTTCTGACATGAATGTGTGTTGAagttcatcaaatgctttttcttcatgaaTTGATGTGGCCATGTAGATTTTCTTCTTCAATCTATTAATATGGCAAATTACGCTGATGATTTTTGAATAGGAAACCAAGCTTGTGTTCCGAGAATAGACTCCATTTGATCAGAGTGTATTGTTATTTGCTTCCTTCTTCATGTGTTGATtttattgtgcaatttttttcccGTTTCCGTGTGTGAAAGCTTAGACTATTGATCTGAGACCTTCCCTCTTTTCTATTCTAAGCATTTAGTGCCATTCGTTTCcctcttaataatgttttatctGGATCCTTCCACATTTtatgtgttgtattttcattttcactcagttctatttatcttaaaaattttccttgaaaTTCCTCTTtaaccatggattatttagaagtgtgcatCTTAATTCCCAAATGTTTGGAGGCATTCTACTTGTCGTtctcatttttatacaatttaaagcTTAGACTTTGGACACAGTGGAATAAAATGCGATTAtgtttgtttagttattttataGAGGTTCTTCAAATATCACTGGAgtgaagttttcaaatattagttttcCACAGTAGTTCTCAGTCTTTTGCACTTGTAACCATAAGAGAGTCCCCTAAAAATATGTAACCCTGGCTGCTGGAGCCATGTTTATCAGGGGCAGTTCACAGTCACAGGAATAGTGGGGAGTTTGTGGGTCCCCACTGCACACTTTGTTCTGGGCCAGCACACAGGGATCCAGTAGGGATCCAGGGTCCAGGAGAGGGACCCAAACTTTGGGCTCTGGTGTTTATATTGCAgaatcagggaagcccaggtcccgTGTGGGCAGGAACTAGGACCAGCACTGGGACACACAGGACCCAGGTCCAGTCCCTCTCCATGGAACGAGCACTCAGGCTGAGGGaggcccagcctctctcctgctgGTCAGGGCTGAGCCAAGCTGCGGTTGCAGCTGTATTGCTCAGTAGGCCCATGGCTGAATCACCAGCTATGACAGCCGTAAGCCCTGGCTATGGGGAGTGTCCATGAAGTCTTGAGGAAGGCCGGCCTTCCTCCTGCAGGGAGGCAGTCTTGAACAAGTCAGCCCTGCCCTGTCACTACTTCAACAACCCAAATTTTCATTACTCTCTCTTGCTCCCCAACCCCACTCAGATAAAAGCATAGTTTCTCATGGGGTGgccaaccttttatttttcaaacattatcCACATCATTTCATACAAGAAAGGACATTCGAACCCCAATTAACTAAGAAGCACATATTGCAGAATAAGCTCGTTTGCCCTAAAACAAGACCCGTAGCTATTTCCATGGACCATCCTTGATTTCTCCATTTTGCTGCTGAGTAGTGCAAAGTTGGTGCTCAAGAACTCCTTGGATGATGGTGTGCTATCAACAGCTGCTGTGAACGCAAGAAGCTGGCACCCTCAGTGGCTCTATGGGCAGAGGAGTTGAGGAGACAGTAGGTGATGGCTCTGTGCTGTCAGTGAGGGCTGTTTTCTGCCCGCACCCCTTTTAATCCCTTTGTATCCCTACCACCTGAGGAATGAAGGCAGTGATGAGTTATTGGCAGAATTGCCCTGTCTGATAAGAGGGTCACCTGCAAGCCAGAGGGCCCAAATCCTCCCTGGAACACATCACTCCCTACCCACCACTTAACAATTCCCTTCAAACAAAGGTGCAAATTTGTAATAGCTGTACCGTTGAGATATGCAGTCTGTGATTCGGACAATTGTGACTCCTTGCCCTGTTCGTGGAGAAACATGACGTTTTGTAGGGAGAACCCAGGCCAGGTGGCCGAAGTCTCTGTCAAGTCTGTTTCTTCAGCCAATACTTTGATTCAAGTTGAGGGTGGTGGAGATGAGCGGGCCTTCACCATGATAGCCTTTCCCTGGTATCACTGGCCAAGGTTCCCTTTGGTGAATATTACATACAAAACTTCCCCAGCACATGCCTCGCTCTCAGACGATCCGTGGCCACGCTGCTCCTGGGATAAGGCACCTCCTTTGCACACCCCGTGGATGGTGCTCATCTCCTTGATTCTGTGAATGTGTCATTTGttaaactattatttcttgaggcctgtaaactattatttcttgatgTCTGTGCAAGTTTCAATTCTGcaatttctatttcattcttcttatggATTGAAAAACCCTAGTGAAATTCCTCATCTTACAATCTATGCTCCTTAACATTAACCGTAGTCTTCTTAAAGTCCTTGGTCTTGCTCTCTCAAAGGCCCCCTGGGGCTTGATTCCAGTGGGCTGGTGAGGTGGACACCACTGAGCTTGACAACATGCCATACTCCACCCAAGCCTGGAGATCTCCGGTGTCGGGGGGAAAAGGCAGGGGCCGTGAGACAGGAGACAAGAATGGAGGTAAATTCCGGGGTAAAGCCCAGGGAAGAGTCTATATGTCAGTTACAGGTCAGCTATGTGCCCTGTGTCCGAGAAGACGCCCCTCAGCGTGGGTTGACCAGCTGCTCTCAGAGAGAGCGAGGCTCCTGGCCCCGGCTTCTCATGTGATACTGGGGCAGATCCTATGCACAGAGGCTGTGGCCTGCAGGGGGCGTCTATCAGCACCTCTGCAGGGTTGAGGGGCCAAAGGGGGCCATGGGCAACCTCTCCCAGGAGAAGTCacctgccctggggctggggcatcAGTCCCTCAGACCCACACCATCTACCTTTCTACCTGGGTTCCAAGCCCAGCAAGGCACAATCCTGACTTCCCCAGTGTAGGATTTCCCCAGTGTGTGACAAGCCAGGCTGTGGCCACCGACCCCGAGGGTATAGTTCAGCAGGGCAAAGCCCATCACTGCCCCCTGGTGAGGCAACTACAACAGAAAGGTGAGCTTTTGAGAGCAAGGGTCAGGAGTCAGTTAGGAGAGGCAGAAACCCAAGAAAGGACCCGTCGCCTGAGCCCACATCCTTGTCCACCTCTGTGGGGTCAGTCAGCCTCCAGTGTCTGCTCTGAGATCACAAGACCCCACAGTACTGGCCATCACAACCACCTGCCTCAGAACAAAACAAGAGGGCACAAGAGCAGGAGGCCCGTATGATAAGCGTGGTCCGTTGAGGAGGTGCTCCCTGGGCCAAGTGAGAAGACATGGCTTCTCAGGGCACAGCTGCCCCCAGACTCAGCATAAATGTCTGGGCTGTGAGCCCATTGGTTCTGGGAAGGGCACCAGCATAAGGTGAACAGATGCTCCATCCTGTGAGGCAGGCAAGCCAGGAGCCCAGCACTGACAGTCAGCCTGCGCTACACCCTCAGGCTTCCCAGGGCAGGAGCCTCGGGGCGGGGGGATGGGGCCTGCCCTGAGGTCACAGCACAGGAGGTTTGCTGCTGGAGGGCCACACA contains:
- the LOC130708225 gene encoding V-type proton ATPase subunit B, brain isoform-like; the protein is MKSATGEGMTRKDHADVSNQLDACYAIGKDVQAMKAVVGEEALTSDDVLYLEFLQKFERNFIAQGPYENRTVYETLDIGWQLLRLFPKEMLKRIPQSTLSELYPRESAKH